GGCTGCCGTCGGTCAGCGTGAAGTCCTGGCGCTGGCCGCGGACGGTGTGCAGGTCCGCCAGCAGCGAGTCACCCAGCGGGCTGCGAACACCCAGCCATGCGCCGCCGCCCAGCAGGCCCAGGCCGACGATCACGCGCAGCGCATCGCGGCGTGAACCGTGGGGTTGCAGCAGCAGTTGCCGCGCTTCGTCGGCCTGACCGGGCAGGCGCCGATCCAGCGCACGAATGGTGTTGAAGGAAGCCCCGAGGCGTTCTTGCAATGTCGCCCAGGCCCGGGCGTGGGCGGGATCCATCGCCAGCCATGCGTTGAACCGTTCTTGCAGTGCGGCATCGGGCTTGCCGGCACGAAGGCTCACCATCCAGTCGATGGCCTGCTCGCTGACCGGATCGAGACGCGGCGTGCTCATGGCGCCAACTCGCTCAGGTAGCACTGACTCAATGCCTGTTTCATGTAACGGCTGACCGTGCGCTCCGACAGCTCCAGTTTTTGCGCAATCGCCACGTAGCTCAAACCGTCCAGCTGGCTGTAGAGGAACGTAGCTTTGACGACTATTGGCAAGCCGTCGAGCGCCCGGTCGATGGCAACCAGGGCTTCGATCAACTGCAACTGTTCTTCAGGGGAAGGGGCGAACGCTTCGGGCAGCGTGGACAGGCGTTCGAGGTAGGCCAGTTCCAGCTTGCGCCGGCGATGACGATCAAAGATCAGGCGTCGGGCAATGGTCGAGAGGTAAGCGCGAGGTTGTTCGATGCTGTCCGGGTCTACCCGGGCAGTCAGCATCTGGCAAAACGTATCGGCGGCGGTGTCCTCAGCGTCCGCGTGATTGCGCAGTCGCCGCTGGATATGCTGCAGCAGCCAGCGATGATGGTCGCTGAAAAAGAAGCCCAGCTTGCTGGTCGGAGGAGGTTGCACCGGTTGGTTTTCCAGATGTTAGTGTGAATCGTTCTCAATACTACCTTTGAGATGATGGCCACTGCAATCTCTGACTTCGCCAACGGAGCGGGCACTTCTTTGGTTCAACGATCCGCCAGTTCTTCCAGCAGGTCTGCTGAAGGAACGAAGAACAGGCCTCCGGTGACCGCCGTGCTGAAATCGAGCAAACGGTCGTAATTGCCCGCCGGTCTGCCAACAAACATGTTCTCGAGCATCAGCTCAAGCGGGGCTGGCGAGCGCGCATAGCCGATGAAATACGTGCCGAATTCACCGGCGCCGGGGCGCCCAAAGGGCATGTTGTCGCGCAGGATTTTCACTTCCTGCCCGTCCTGGGTAATCGTCGTCAGGGCGCTGTGCGAGGAGGTCGGCTTGACTGAATCATCGAGTTCGATATCGGACAATTTGGTGCGCCCGATAACCCGTTCCTGAGCCTCGACGGACAACGCGTTCCAGGCCGTCATGTTGTGCAGGTACTTTTGCACCAGCACATAACTGCCTGCGGTGAACGACGGATCTTCGTTGCCCACGAGCGTGAAGTCGACCGCCTTGCGACCGACCGGGTTTTCGGTGCCATCCACGAAACCGATGATGCTGCGCATATCGAAATAGCGGAAACCCTGGACTTCATCGACGACCGAAACCGCCTCTCCAAGCGATGACAGTAACTGCGTCGCCAGTTCGAAGCAGAGGTCCATCTGGTCGGCACGGATGTGCAGCAAAATGTCGCCCGGCGTTGCCACGGCGCGGCGTCCCTCTACGCCAAATTCGCGAAAGGCGTGCAGTGAGGCCGGGCGCGGATTGCCGAACAAAGCGTCCCACGCCGTGGACCCAAAACCGCAGACACACGACAGGTTGCCGGAGGGGACGCGTTTGCCAACCGATCGTGTCAGGGACGCGACATCGGCGCACCAGGCCCGGACTTTCCCGGCAGCGTCACTGCCAGGCGCCAGGGTTGCCACGATAAAAATCGCGCTGCTGGTAATGGGGTTGCAGATGGCTTGGGGCTCAGGCGTTTGGTTATCCATTGGCATCCACGCTGTCCGGGTGAGTTGCCACACTCTAGCGTTCTCGCGAGTGGAGTGAAATACATGCGTTCGGCCTGTCACCGGGCGCTTTTAATGTATCGTCTGCTCCAAAGGATTTAGGCCCACGTACGGAGACAGCATGACCCTGACCGCCGAAACACTGATCGAAATCGCGATGACCAACCCGGCCAACGCCGAGATTGCCAGGCGCTTGCCTGCGCTCGGGCTGAGCCAGTGCATGCTGACGGCGGGTTGCCTGTTTCAAGCGGTATGGAATCATCAGTCCGGCCGGCCTGCCGCGTGGGGCATTAAGGATTACGACGTTTTTTACTTTGATGAAGACGAATCGTGGGACGCCGAAAACGAAGTCATCCTGGCGGCGCGAGCGCATTTTCACGACCTCGACGCGACGATCGAAATCAAGAATCAGGCACGGGTTCATCGTTGGTACACACAGCGATTTGGCGTGGAGTATCCGCAATTGCGCTCAGCGAAGGATGGCATCGATCGGTATCTGATTGCAGGGACGTGTATCGGTCTCGATGTGGTGAGCGGCGAGGTGTATGCGCCTTACGGTTTGAGCGATGTCGAGGCAGGACTGCTACGGATCAATCCGGTCATGCATGAAACTGACTTGTTTACTCACAAGGCTGAAAGTTATCGGGCTCGATGGCCTTGGCTGACGATTGTCAGCGCTGACGCTGTCCCTGATTGAAATAAAAGGGGACAGGGCTCGAATACCCCATCCCCGTCATCACATAACAATCAGAACTTGAACGCCTGGCGTCCAACCAGCAGCCAGCGGCCTTTCTGTTTCTGCCAGATCTGGAAGTTTTCGATCTCGGTTGGAATCACTTCAGTGCCTTTCAATGCCTGTGCCGAGAAATGGTTGCGAACCAGGGCGACGTCACCGGACAGGGTGATGGTCTGGTTTTGCATCTCCAGGGTTTTGAAGGCGCTTCGCCCGGTTTCGATGTCGGCGATGTATTCCTGTTTGTTCTGGATCTTCCCGCTGGAATGCCCGTAGGTCAGGTTCTCGGCGGTCAGTGCGTTCAGTTCGGGAATGTTCTTTTTCAGCATGGCTTGGGTCAGGTGGTCGACGGCCTGCGCCACGTCTTTCTCAGCGGAGGACGGAGTCGCTGCGACGTAGCCACTGAACAGGCACAGAAAACCAATCAGCAATTTCATTTTTTTCATGGGTGTTTCCTTGTTGTTGTGGGTGAACGAGTGATGGACTTTAAACGGCATTCATCAGTCGTCGTACAACCTAGCATGCACTAATGAAAAAACGAACTTGCGGACCGGGGTTTTCTCGAAGTTATGGAGATGTTCATGCGCGAAGCCGCCGGGGTGCTCTGTTGAACGAGCTGAATCAGACCTATATTGGTTGCGCCGGGTGGAGCCTGCCTCGTGACTGCTGGCCATCGTTTGCTGTCGATGGCACGCACTTGCAGCGGTATGCGTCGCAACTGACGGCCGTTGAAATCAACAGCTCGTTTTATCGCCCGCATCGGCCGCAGACCTATCTACGCTGGGCGCAGTCGGTCCCGGCCGCCTTTCGCTTTTCGGTGAAGATGCCCAAGCTCATCACCCATGTGCACCGCCTGCAGGGCTGTGAGCTGTTGCTGGACGAATTTCTGGCCCAGTGCACCGCGCTGGGTGAGTCTTTAGGTTGCATTCTGGTGCAGTTACCGCCATCGCAGGCTTACGAGGAGGGCGTTGCTTCGGCGTTTTTCGCGGCGTTGCGCCTGCGTTATGCCGGGCCGGTGGTGATTGAACCCCGGCATGAAAGCTGGCGGGACGCGGAAGAATTGTTGAACGAGCAGAAAGTCGGCCGGGTGGCTGCCGACCCATCGCCCCTTGCCGGTGGCGAGAGGCCGGGTGGCTGGCCGGGCATTCAATACTGGCGCTGGCACGGTTCGCCGCGCATCTATCACAGTAATTACGACCCGAGCCGACTGGAGGCGCTGGCGCAGCAGGTGCGGAATGCGGAGCAGGCGGGCGCCGTCAGCTGGTGCATCTTTGATAACACCGCCAGTGGTTTTGCGCTGGGCAATGCGTTGACCCTGCAAGCGCTTCTGGGCTGCAAGGCTCAAGCGGTATCCACCCTGTGAGTCACTCAAATCATGCAGGCAAACCCACATCCCCCGATACGAACTGGCGCTGCTGATCCTGCTGCTGTTGATCGTCGTGGCGTTCGGCCTCTCTCCCCGCAGTCGAGTTGTTACGGGTTACTGCTGGTTTCCCTTCGCGGCAAAACGCAAAAGGCGCCGATGACGACCGCATGTCGTAAAAGCGCGAGCGCATCGAAATAGCCTTCAATTCCCCTCTGCCGCAGTCGATAGCCTGTTCAGAAGCCATTTGCGAATGGCTGTAGCCAACTGACAGGGGACTCACAGAGTGTCGATAAAACTACGTTTGATCCTGCTGATAGGCACCGGTCTGCTCACGGCTTTGATCATGAGCCTGGTCAGTTACCTGGGAAACTCGCAAATGGCGACCGCGGTGAACGACAACGAGGTCAGCATGGCCGCGCTGCGCAATCACCTCGAAGCGGACATGATGCACGACGCGTTACGCGCCGACGTGCTGTCGGCGATGCTGCTCGGCCTGGGCAAAAGCACCAGCACCCCTGCCGAAGTGCGCAGTTCCATCGAGGAGCACGCGTCGCACTTTCGTGAAGTGCTGGGTGAAAACCTCAAACTGCCGGTCAACGACACCATCAAGGCCGGCTTGAACAAGATCAAACCCAGCCTTGATACCTACATCAGCGCCGCCGAGCGCATTGTCGGGCTGGCCCTGCAAAATCCGGATGCGGCACAAAAAGAGCTGGGCAACTTCAACACCGCCTTCAGCCAGCTGGAAGACCAGATGGCGGCCCTCAGCGAGCTGATCGAAACCAACACCCAGCAAACCAGCGCAGGCACTCAGCAGGCCATCAGTGACGCCAACCTCACGCTCGGTATTGTGCTTGTCGCCAGTCTGTTGCTGTTGCTCGTCCAGGGACGCTGGGTGATTTTGAGCATCATGGGGCCGTTGCAAACCGCCAGCCGCATTGCCGAGAGCATCGCCCACGGCAACCTGAGCGAACCGATTGCCGAGCCCACCCGCAAGGACGAAGCCAGCGCACTGATCCGCAGCCTGGCGACCATGCAGCGCGATTTGCGCGGCATGATCGAAGTGGTGCGCAGCAACGCCCATGGCGTCAGTGGTATGAGCGCGCAGTTGAGCAATGGTTGCCACGAAGTCGCCGACAGCAGCCAGCAGCAAAGCGCCGCCGCCACTACCATGGCCGCCGCCGCGAGTGAAATGACTGCGAGCATCGAAGACATCACTCGCCACGCCGAGCGTGCGCTGAACATGGCCAACCAGGCCGAGGCACTGGCCAAGAATGGCGGTCGGGTGATCCATCAGGTGGTTAACGACATGGACGGGATTGCGCGATCAGCCCAGCAGTCCGCTCAGGTCATCCGCACGCTGGACAAGGAATCCGAGGGCATTTTCAGCATCATTCAGGTGATCAAGGGCATCGCCGATCAAACCAACCTGCTGGCGTTGAATGCCGCCATCGAGGCCGCGCGGGCCGGGGAGCAGGGGCGCGGGTTTGCCGTGGTGGCCGACGAAGTCCGCAGCCTGGCGGGGCGCACCAGCGCTTCCACCCAGGAAATCGCCACGATGGTTGCGCGCATCCAGCAAAGCACCCGCGAGGCGGTCACCAGCATGGAGGCGGGCGTGGCCCAGGTCGACAAAGGCATGGCCGTGACTGCCGACGTCGAACGGGCCATCCGCGAAATCCTCGAAGCCACGCTGAACACCACGCAACTGGTGAACGACATCTCCCGCACGATCGGCGAGCAGAGCCTGGCCAGCAATGAAATCGCGCATCAGGTGGAGGTAATTGCGGGCATGTCGGAAGGCAACAGCAAGGTCATTGGCCAGACGGCTTCGACCACGGATGATTTGTCGGCGCTGGCGGGTAAGCTTTCGCAGTCGGTGGATCGGTTTCGGTTGTGAAGCCCATTCAACATTGATCTCGCCTGACCGGGCGCCATCGCGAGCAGGCTCGCTCGCACATTTTTATCGTTGTAGTACACGGTATTGATGTGCACAGGAGATCCAATGTGGGAGCGAGCCTGCTCGCGATGGCGTCAGATCAGTCAAAGCTGAACTACGGCTTAAAGATACTTATCCGTTACAGCCCCCTCCGAAGCACTCGACACCGTCTTTGCATACTTCGCCAACACCCCGCGTTTGTACTTCGATTCCGGCCGCACCCAGCGCGTCTTGCGCTCGGCCATTTCAGCATCGGAAACGTCCACCGTGATCTGCCGGCTTTCGGCATCGATGGTGATTTTGTCGCCGTCTTCGATCAACGCAATCGGCCCGCCATCAAAGGCTTCCGGCGTGATGTGCCCCACCACGAATCCGTGCGAACCACCGGAGAAACGGCCGTCGGTGATCAGCGCAACGTCCTTGCCCAGGCCTTTGCCCATGACCGCCGACGTCGGCGAGAGCATTTCGCGCATGCCGGGGCCGCCCTTGGGGCCTTCGTAACGGATCACGATCACGTCACCGGCTTTCACTTCGCCATTCAGAATGCCGGCCAGCGCACCTTCTTCACCGTGATAGACCCGCGCCGTGCCTTCAAAACGCAGGCCTTCCTTACCGGTGATCTTGGCCACTGCGCCGGAGGGCGAAAGGTTGCCGCGCAGCACGACCAGGTGGGAATCCTTTTTGACCGGCTGGTCGAAGGGCAGAATCACATCCTGACCTTCAGGGTAATCCGCCACGTTTTCGAGGTTCTCCGCGAGGGTCTTGCCGGTCACGGTCATGGCATCGCCATGCAACATGCCCGCCGCGAGCATGCGCTTCATCAGTGGTTGAATACCGCCGATGGCGACCAGTTCGCTCATCATGTATTGGCCGCTGGGGCGCAGATCGGCCACCACCGGCGACACCTTGCCCAGCTCGACAAAATCATCCAGCGTCAGCTCGACATCCACCGCGTGCGCCATGGCCAGCAGATGCAGCACCGCATTGGTCGAGCCGGCGAGGGCGATCACCACCCGAATCGCATTTTCGAAGGCTTTGCGGGTCATGATGTCCCGGGGTTTGAGGTCCAGCTTCAGCAGCTCCATGACCTGCTGGCCAGCGCGGAAACTGTCCGAGGCCTTGTCGCTGCCGACGGCGTCCTGGGAGCTGGAACCGGGCAGGCTCATGCCCAATGCTTCAATGGCCGAAGCCATGGTGTTGGCGGTGTACATCCCGCCGCAGGAACCGGCGCCGGGTATCGCCACTTCCTCGATCTGCTTGACCTGGATTTCGTTGATGTCACCGCGCGCATTCTGGCCCACGGCTTCGAACACGGAAATGATGTCGGTGTGGCCGGCGCCCGGGCGGATCGTACCGCCATAGACGAAGATGGAAGGGCGATTCAGCCGCGCCATGCCGATCAGGCAGCCCGGCATGTTCTTGTCGCAACCGCCCACCGTCACCAGTCCGTCAAATCCTTCACAACCGGCCACCACTTCGATTGAATCGGCAATGACCTCGCGTGACACCAGCGAATACTTCATGCCCTCCGTGCCGTTGGCGATGCCGTCGGAAATGGTGATGGTGTTGAAAATCACCCCCTTGGCCCCGGCGGCATTCGCGCCTTTTTCAGCCTCGATCGCCAGTTTGTCGATGTGCATGTTGCACGGCGTCACCATCGCCCAGGTCGAGGCGATGCCGATCTGCGGCTTCTTGAAGTCCTCGTCCGTGAAACCCACGGCGCGCAACATCGAGCGGCCGGGCGCGCGCTCCACGCCGTCGACCACTTGAGAGGAATATTTGCGCAGGTTGTCTTTATCGCTCATGACTGCTCCTCACCGGCTCGCCGAGAAAATCACGATGAGTATAGTGGCCTCGGCGTCTATGCTCGGACTATCAGGTCGGGAACAGACGCGCGGGTTTGCGATGTCGTGATATTCTTCGCCCCAACTTGGTTTGACCTATTCAGTTTGCGCGTCCACAGACGCGCCAACAGAATCACTGTCGCTCAAGTAGCTGAAGCCAATAAAGATAAAAAGTCAGTTCAGAAGGGACATATAAACTGAGGTCGATGGAACACGTCGGCCTTGTGTGCCCACCCTCTCAGTCTTCATGTACGAGTACCCACGACATCCTGCCTGAATGCCGTAAAACAAGGGCTTGTGAGTGAAGATGGAAGG
This DNA window, taken from Pseudomonas fluorescens NCIMB 11764, encodes the following:
- a CDS encoding methyl-accepting chemotaxis protein, with translation MAAAASEMTASIEDITRHAERALNMANQAEALAKNGGRVIHQVVNDMDGIARSAQQSAQVIRTLDKESEGIFSIIQVIKGIADQTNLLALNAAIEAARAGEQGRGFAVVADEVRSLAGRTSASTQEIATMVARIQQSTREAVTSMEAGVAQVDKGMAVTADVERAIREILEATLNTTQLVNDISRTIGEQSLASNEIAHQVEVIAGMSEGNSKVIGQTASTTDDLSALAGKLSQSVDRFRL
- a CDS encoding sigma-70 family RNA polymerase sigma factor; its protein translation is MQPPPTSKLGFFFSDHHRWLLQHIQRRLRNHADAEDTAADTFCQMLTARVDPDSIEQPRAYLSTIARRLIFDRHRRRKLELAYLERLSTLPEAFAPSPEEQLQLIEALVAIDRALDGLPIVVKATFLYSQLDGLSYVAIAQKLELSERTVSRYMKQALSQCYLSELAP
- the ilvD gene encoding dihydroxy-acid dehydratase gives rise to the protein MSDKDNLRKYSSQVVDGVERAPGRSMLRAVGFTDEDFKKPQIGIASTWAMVTPCNMHIDKLAIEAEKGANAAGAKGVIFNTITISDGIANGTEGMKYSLVSREVIADSIEVVAGCEGFDGLVTVGGCDKNMPGCLIGMARLNRPSIFVYGGTIRPGAGHTDIISVFEAVGQNARGDINEIQVKQIEEVAIPGAGSCGGMYTANTMASAIEALGMSLPGSSSQDAVGSDKASDSFRAGQQVMELLKLDLKPRDIMTRKAFENAIRVVIALAGSTNAVLHLLAMAHAVDVELTLDDFVELGKVSPVVADLRPSGQYMMSELVAIGGIQPLMKRMLAAGMLHGDAMTVTGKTLAENLENVADYPEGQDVILPFDQPVKKDSHLVVLRGNLSPSGAVAKITGKEGLRFEGTARVYHGEEGALAGILNGEVKAGDVIVIRYEGPKGGPGMREMLSPTSAVMGKGLGKDVALITDGRFSGGSHGFVVGHITPEAFDGGPIALIEDGDKITIDAESRQITVDVSDAEMAERKTRWVRPESKYKRGVLAKYAKTVSSASEGAVTDKYL
- a CDS encoding nuclear transport factor 2 family protein, translating into MKKMKLLIGFLCLFSGYVAATPSSAEKDVAQAVDHLTQAMLKKNIPELNALTAENLTYGHSSGKIQNKQEYIADIETGRSAFKTLEMQNQTITLSGDVALVRNHFSAQALKGTEVIPTEIENFQIWQKQKGRWLLVGRQAFKF
- a CDS encoding nucleotidyltransferase family protein — protein: MTLTAETLIEIAMTNPANAEIARRLPALGLSQCMLTAGCLFQAVWNHQSGRPAAWGIKDYDVFYFDEDESWDAENEVILAARAHFHDLDATIEIKNQARVHRWYTQRFGVEYPQLRSAKDGIDRYLIAGTCIGLDVVSGEVYAPYGLSDVEAGLLRINPVMHETDLFTHKAESYRARWPWLTIVSADAVPD
- a CDS encoding DUF72 domain-containing protein — protein: MNELNQTYIGCAGWSLPRDCWPSFAVDGTHLQRYASQLTAVEINSSFYRPHRPQTYLRWAQSVPAAFRFSVKMPKLITHVHRLQGCELLLDEFLAQCTALGESLGCILVQLPPSQAYEEGVASAFFAALRLRYAGPVVIEPRHESWRDAEELLNEQKVGRVAADPSPLAGGERPGGWPGIQYWRWHGSPRIYHSNYDPSRLEALAQQVRNAEQAGAVSWCIFDNTASGFALGNALTLQALLGCKAQAVSTL
- a CDS encoding Dyp-type peroxidase codes for the protein MDNQTPEPQAICNPITSSAIFIVATLAPGSDAAGKVRAWCADVASLTRSVGKRVPSGNLSCVCGFGSTAWDALFGNPRPASLHAFREFGVEGRRAVATPGDILLHIRADQMDLCFELATQLLSSLGEAVSVVDEVQGFRYFDMRSIIGFVDGTENPVGRKAVDFTLVGNEDPSFTAGSYVLVQKYLHNMTAWNALSVEAQERVIGRTKLSDIELDDSVKPTSSHSALTTITQDGQEVKILRDNMPFGRPGAGEFGTYFIGYARSPAPLELMLENMFVGRPAGNYDRLLDFSTAVTGGLFFVPSADLLEELADR